From the genome of Nicotiana tabacum cultivar K326 chromosome 2, ASM71507v2, whole genome shotgun sequence:
GGCAAAGAACACAAAATATACATATAGATACAGATTGCTCACAGCCTTACacatttaattatattctaaaaaAAAGGATGGTGGACCTGTTGCAAGTAGCCCTCAAAGGCAGAAAATCCATGGCTATATGCAAAGCAAGTGGGGGATTTAAGTACAGAAGTGAGTAACATTTAAAAACAATATTAACAACGATACTAAATAATTGTTGGGCCCGGGCTTAGCCCCGGCTAACCTTCACTAGTATATGAATATGAGAGAGAAGATTTGTTGGCAATGGTAAAAAACACCAATATTTTTGCAAACACAAATATCCAAAACTTAacatcagattgattttttatacttgaaaatataattctagttaaatatttaaaacttgtGATGAgttatattaataattttaatttaaccaaaattaaattattCCTTTTAATTGAAGACAAATATTAAGTTTTTGAATTAACAAATTAAGAAATGAATCAAATTCAATTTCTTTTCAAATTCATCATATAAGTAAACTTCTTTTTCAGTTGACAAAATTTTTATATACACAAATTAGATTTTCTTTTTATAGGAAGACCATTGGTGGTGAAAACAAATCATAAAATAATGCAAAATCGACTATATATAGTACTAAACATCAAATGCAAAATCCTTTAATCTCTCGAATAAATTCATAAATACAATTTCATATATgaaaaggtaaaaacaaaaaaggtagaTCAATTAAGATAGTAATTTACTTTTTTTTCGATAGTAATTTACTTTTTTTAACTGTTGAAAATAATTCTATGTCATTTCTTAGCGattaaagaaatagaagaaattaCATTTTGCTCGTGAGCAAAAACAAGACGTCTTGTGTCAGTCGAATGAGATGATTAAGAACTTATATGAGAtaaaaaaattttctttattgAGTTAGTTAAATATGATCAACAACTATCATTTTTAAAaagttatattttttaattttaacttttattttatagCTCAACCacaattttaatataatattatgtaaattttgaaaatattatatttattggAATAGGATAACACGTGTATGCTAAGACTATGTTCATATCAACAATGCATGCAAACATCTAAAATACCAAACATGGATCTAAAATCAAGTCAAAAAAATGCTtctggaaaaaaaattatttttttctacttcttcaaatcgcttctgcttctactcaaaaatattttttttcttttaaaagtttggcaaaatacttcaactttaaaaaacaaacatatttttttggataaaaatgcttatatttttggagaaacttggccaaacatgtTATTTAACTCTTAAGGACCAACAATAAATTTTTATCTTACGACGTCGGTTAAATTAAGTAAGGGCAAAATTGGAATTGAAAATAGCAGCTAGGGTTTTGAGCTATAGGCTGATAAAACCCAGTAAGGTTACATTTCTCAGCCGCTTGCAAGAGCCCTCCATTTTTTGTTCGTCGCATTTGGGAAAACCTAAACCCTAGGGCCCTCCATCGCCGGCAACAATGGGTAAATGAAATCAATTTTTTCACTCCCTTACAATTCATCTTATTTCTTCAATGTTTTTTTAAGGAGCAATTTATTATGGTATTATATAGGTATCTCTCGTGATTCTATGCACAAGAGACGGGCCACTGGAGGCAAGAAGAAGGCTTGGAGGAAGAAGAGAAAGTATGTACCCCTAACTATCTTATTTATTCAATgtgctttttatttttattttatatgagtAATTAATGTGCTAAAATTGATGATTACCTTGTGATCTGCAAATTTTGGCATGTTTAAGGATTTAGCCTTTATCGGCAGATTGTAGCAATACCTCACCTAGTGCTTTGTTACTGCGTTTTGGATTGAATATATGAAAATTCTATATGCATCCGATTGAGTTTAGGTTAATGGGGTTTCCCTGTTTTTGTCATTATAAGGATTTAGTCTAATTTATAGGCTTAACCAAGAAGAAAAAAATGTAGAACAGGAagtttaaagtaaagaaaaaaaaggtaatGTAgatgaagaagagaagaaaaacgtGGAAAAGGTGATGAATTGATCCATGCCTTACCAGGATGAGTCTAACTGACTTAATGAGAATGAAGGAGAGCGAAGCTGCTCACTTTCTCCAGCTAATAACGtgttctaactaattaactaacatcaAGGATATGACTGAAACAGGAATGACTGATGTGTACTATTGGTCATGTACAACCAAAAATTTCAGTGTACTTCCATTGGTCTATTCTAAGTCTCTCTCTCGACCCCAACtctatttgatttttgatttacATGAGTGATATATATGACGAAATTATGTTTTTTGCTGTTACTTTTTTGAGATTGACTTTGTATCTCTTGTTCCTGTGAAGGTACGAGCTTGGCAGACAGCCAGCAAATACAAAGTTGGTTCCTAATGCTAAGACTGTTAGAAGAATAAGAGTCCGAGGAGGTAATGTGAAGTGGCGTGCTTTGAGGTTGGATACTGGGAATTACTCTTGGGGAAGTGAGGCTATTACAAGGAAGACTCGTCTATTGGATGTGGTgtataatgcttctaacaatgaGTTGGTTAGGACGCAAACCCTGGTGAAGAGTGCAATTGTTCAGGTTGATGCAGCTCCATTTAAACAGTGGTATCTCCAGCACTATGGAGTTGATATTGGTCGCAAGAAGAAGACTGCTGCTTCCAAGAAGGAAGGAGAGGTATTTGAATGTCTTTTCTCAACTTCAGCACTCTCCTAATCTATGAGCTATTTTTTTACTCAATGATTGCATAATCAGTTTTTGCTGCTTTATTTGTCTTGAGTATATTATGTATGGACATTCTAATTGTTAAGAGGATTGTGTCTTTGCTTTTGGCATTTAACGGTTTGTGCTGTAGGTGGTTCTGATAAAGGATTTCTTGAACTTGTATTTGTTATCATTAGATTGCAGCTTTAGCTATGCAAGTTTCAACATAAGTTTTTCTCTGTTTTGATTATTTCTATTTGATTGATTTACAGGAGGCTGAGGCTGTTCCAGAGGAGAAGAAGAGTAACCATGTCCAAAGAAAGCTGCAAAAGCGGCAACAGGATCGCAAGATTGACCCACATATTGAGGAACAATTTGCTAGTGGGCGTCTATTGGCTGCAATCTCATCACGACCTGGCCAGTGTGGTCGTGCCGATGGGTAAGAACTCTCTTCTGATTCTGTGTGATATTTAGGTGAAAATTGCCAATTCCAAAGGAATGATAATGGTATATTCGTCTAAAAGTCTGTTGCCCCCAACGTCCCGGTAAATTGTATTAGCTACTCTTAGCTTTGGAATGAGAGGAATAGGAGATGTTTTGATGGAATAGCAACTCCAAACCACTTCCTTAAGGCTAAATGTCTTTTGCTTTTATACAGTTGGAGTACCTTAACACCTGTAAACTCCCCTGACAATTTTTTGGACTTTGGTAGCTCTTTAACATTTGTATAGGACTCTTTGTACTGGAGCTAACAAATCTTTTGTATCTATAtttctgcatcttcttgatgccattTATAATCTCTTACTTTATCAAAAAAAGATTTACTATAACATCTGCCCAATGTGGTTCATGATTATTTCTGTTTTCCAGAAGGAATTAGATGGTGCTAGAAGGATTATTTCCGTTTACCAGGAAGAtttatactttttcttcattGAACTTTGACAGTTACATCTTGGAGGGTAAGGAACTTGAGTTTTACATGAAGAAACTccagagaaagaaaggaaagggTGCCAGTGGTGCTGCTTAGAGTTGCACCTCCATTTTTTCATATTATGATAAGTTCAGAACAAATTAGATTGGTCGTTATTCCCTATTCATTGGAAGGGAATGATAACTTCTTGTATCAGATTTAGATTCAAGTTTCTTTTGCGTATGGCTATCTAAAATTTTTGAAAACTGCCTACTttatcaaaagaagaaatttaaGAACAGCCTTATCACTCGATGACTGTTTTTTCTAATGGCATCATTTAACTGTTTCTGTACTTTCAATCCTTTGATGATTTTGtttattgttctttcaattcttatCTCTCGCATTAAATACCTTCCTTCAAAAAGGTTATGGGGATCGCAGGGTTTCCTATGGTCTAAAGTTCAGTTTTATCTCATCTTAAGTCATTTTTGAGTTGATTTCATGACCGGACTGAAATCATCGCGCCGTGCCATCACAAATTTGTAGGCTTTCATATTCCAGAGTTAGCGTAGCTGTCTTTTAATTTTATCTGGAAGGGAAAAATATTCCTTGAGAATAAAGTGTGGTAGCTGATGTTCTTGGACATAAGCGGTGatgacaaaatggttaaaagaaaatagttattaACCcctattatccattaaaaaatgggttggataatgaacttttcaAAACAGGTTCAGATATGGATAATAATCATATTATCCACTTGAAAATGGATAAATAATGagttttaacttttacatttgtaaagtctCAAATTGATGGTTTCTCAAGTTTATGAGATTAGGAATTCTctcaaaagtgattatatttaaaaagttatggatattatatgtt
Proteins encoded in this window:
- the LOC107776903 gene encoding small ribosomal subunit protein eS8, which produces MGISRDSMHKRRATGGKKKAWRKKRKYELGRQPANTKLVPNAKTVRRIRVRGGNVKWRALRLDTGNYSWGSEAITRKTRLLDVVYNASNNELVRTQTLVKSAIVQVDAAPFKQWYLQHYGVDIGRKKKTAASKKEGEEAEAVPEEKKSNHVQRKLQKRQQDRKIDPHIEEQFASGRLLAAISSRPGQCGRADGYILEGKELEFYMKKLQRKKGKGASGAA